A single Xylanimonas cellulosilytica DSM 15894 DNA region contains:
- a CDS encoding sugar ABC transporter ATP-binding protein, with protein sequence MQDEAPILEMRSITKTFPGVKALDDVSMTVRRGEIHAICGENGAGKSTLMKVLSGVYPHGTYEGDIYYKGEEVQFKDIRSSENAGIVIIHQELALIPELSVAENIFLGNEQRGPFGIDWETTREKAKELLARVDLNVDPMTQIKNLGVGQQQLVEIARALSKDVELLILDEPTAALNEHDSMLLLELLRGLRSKGLTCIIISHKLNEIMAISDTITVIRDGLSIATMDVTQGDVDEDRIIRAMVGRSLESRFPPHTPNIGDVFFEVKDWTVEHPQLPGRLVAKGSSFFVRRGEIIGFAGIMGAGRTELARSLFGRSYGRYLGGTIAMHGKEIKVPTVAAAIEHGISYVTEDRKALGLNLLDDIQTTVVSADLKKVKPGWALDDTLIHQAGERARKAFRIKANSVSVGVAKLSGGNQQKALLGKWLFPEPELLIVDEPTRGIDVGAKYEIYGLINELARAGKGVVVISSELPELIGLCDRIYTIFEGAITGVIDRADADQEKLMRLMTGVGADADAA encoded by the coding sequence ATGCAGGACGAGGCCCCGATCCTCGAGATGCGGTCGATCACCAAGACGTTCCCCGGCGTCAAGGCGCTGGACGACGTCTCCATGACCGTCAGGCGCGGCGAGATCCACGCGATCTGCGGTGAGAACGGCGCGGGGAAGTCCACGCTCATGAAGGTGCTGTCCGGGGTCTACCCGCACGGCACGTACGAAGGGGACATCTACTACAAGGGCGAAGAGGTCCAGTTCAAGGACATCCGCTCGTCCGAGAACGCCGGCATCGTCATCATCCACCAGGAGCTGGCGCTCATCCCCGAGCTCTCCGTGGCCGAGAACATCTTCCTCGGCAACGAGCAGCGCGGCCCCTTCGGGATCGACTGGGAGACCACGCGCGAGAAGGCCAAGGAGCTGCTCGCGAGGGTCGACCTCAACGTCGACCCGATGACGCAGATCAAGAACCTCGGCGTCGGTCAGCAGCAGCTCGTGGAGATCGCGCGCGCCCTGTCCAAGGACGTCGAGCTCCTCATCCTGGACGAGCCGACGGCGGCGCTCAACGAGCACGATTCCATGCTCCTGCTCGAACTGTTGCGCGGGCTGCGCTCCAAGGGTCTGACCTGCATCATCATCTCGCACAAGCTCAACGAGATCATGGCGATCTCGGACACGATCACGGTGATCCGAGACGGCCTGTCGATCGCGACGATGGACGTCACCCAGGGCGACGTCGACGAGGACCGCATCATCCGCGCGATGGTGGGCCGCTCCCTCGAGTCACGGTTCCCGCCGCACACCCCCAACATCGGCGACGTCTTCTTCGAGGTCAAGGACTGGACGGTCGAGCACCCCCAGCTCCCGGGGCGCCTGGTGGCCAAGGGGTCGAGCTTCTTCGTCCGGCGCGGGGAGATCATCGGCTTCGCCGGGATCATGGGCGCCGGCCGCACCGAGCTCGCCCGGTCGCTCTTCGGGCGCTCCTACGGGCGCTACCTGGGCGGCACCATCGCGATGCACGGCAAGGAGATCAAGGTCCCCACCGTCGCGGCGGCCATCGAGCACGGCATCTCCTACGTCACCGAGGACCGCAAGGCGCTCGGCCTCAACCTGCTCGACGACATCCAGACGACGGTGGTCTCCGCCGACCTGAAGAAGGTCAAGCCCGGCTGGGCGCTGGACGACACGCTGATCCACCAGGCCGGCGAGCGCGCCCGCAAGGCGTTCCGGATCAAGGCGAACAGCGTCTCGGTCGGCGTCGCCAAGCTCTCCGGCGGCAACCAGCAGAAGGCGCTCCTGGGCAAGTGGCTCTTCCCGGAGCCGGAGCTGCTGATCGTCGACGAACCGACACGCGGTATCGACGTTGGCGCCAAGTACGAGATCTACGGCCTCATCAACGAGCTCGCGCGGGCGGGCAAGGGCGTCGTCGTCATCTCGTCGGAGCTGCCGGAGCTGATCGGGCTCTGCGACCGCATCTACACGATCTTCGAGGGCGCGATCACCGGTGTCATCGACCGGGCCGACGCCGACCAGGAAAAGCTCATGCGGCTCATGACCGGCGTCGGTGCCGACGCCGACGCCGCCTGA
- a CDS encoding ABC transporter permease subunit: MEALKELFRGGARKSGMVIALLFLVLLFNWLTDGLVVTPGNAQSIIFGNAHILVMTMGMVMVIIAGHIDLSVGSVAAATGVIVAVATRDWGVPWWAGILLGLAVGALIGAWQGFWVAYVGIPGFITTLAGMMLFRGLHLYISREAGTNVRVPQEMWFIGSGHLPEWGPDTGLNNSTLLLGVIGIALVVWVEFRKRATAKRLEGKPLSTALSLLRAGGLSVVLGYLTWLFGSGRPGTSFPVTGLILLVIAGIYWFLSTKTITGRNVYAVGGNRAAAALSGVNIKRTNFLVMLNMSLLASVAAILFISRSRTTGPADGTGWELDVIAAVFIGGAAVSGGIGTVTGSLIGGLVMAVLNNGLQLMSVEAPQTNMIKGLVLLAAVAFDVYNKVQGRPSIIGRITDSFRRSPTAPTAPAPTKPTA; this comes from the coding sequence ATCGAAGCACTCAAGGAACTCTTCAGAGGCGGGGCCCGCAAGTCCGGCATGGTGATCGCCCTGCTCTTCCTGGTCCTCCTCTTCAACTGGCTGACCGACGGCCTCGTGGTGACACCCGGCAACGCCCAGAGCATCATCTTCGGCAATGCCCACATCCTGGTGATGACGATGGGCATGGTCATGGTGATCATCGCCGGGCACATCGACCTGTCGGTGGGGTCGGTCGCGGCCGCCACCGGCGTCATCGTCGCCGTCGCCACCCGCGACTGGGGCGTCCCGTGGTGGGCAGGCATTCTGCTCGGCCTGGCCGTCGGCGCGCTCATCGGAGCCTGGCAAGGCTTCTGGGTGGCCTACGTCGGCATCCCAGGCTTCATCACCACGTTGGCCGGCATGATGCTCTTCCGCGGCCTGCACCTGTACATCTCCAGGGAGGCCGGTACGAACGTCCGGGTGCCGCAGGAGATGTGGTTCATCGGATCGGGGCACCTACCCGAGTGGGGTCCCGACACCGGGCTCAACAACTCGACGCTGCTGCTCGGCGTCATCGGCATCGCGCTGGTCGTGTGGGTCGAGTTCCGCAAGCGCGCCACGGCCAAGCGCCTCGAGGGCAAGCCGCTGTCGACGGCCCTCTCGCTGCTGCGGGCCGGCGGCCTGTCGGTCGTGCTCGGCTACCTCACCTGGCTGTTCGGCTCCGGCCGGCCGGGCACGTCGTTCCCGGTGACGGGCCTGATCCTGCTGGTCATCGCGGGCATCTACTGGTTCCTGTCCACCAAGACCATCACGGGCCGCAACGTCTACGCCGTCGGTGGCAACCGGGCCGCGGCCGCGCTGTCCGGCGTGAACATCAAGCGCACCAACTTCCTGGTCATGCTGAACATGTCGCTGCTCGCCTCCGTCGCGGCGATCCTGTTCATCAGCCGATCCCGCACCACCGGTCCGGCCGACGGTACGGGGTGGGAGCTCGACGTCATCGCGGCCGTCTTCATCGGTGGTGCGGCGGTCTCCGGCGGCATCGGCACCGTGACCGGCTCGCTCATCGGTGGCCTGGTCATGGCGGTGCTCAACAACGGCCTGCAGCTCATGTCCGTCGAGGCGCCGCAGACCAACATGATCAAGGGCCTCGTGCTGCTCGCCGCCGTGGCCTTCGACGTCTACAACAAGGTCCAGGGCCGCCCGTCGATCATCGGCAGGATCACCGACTCCTTCAGGAGGTCTCCGACGGCGCCCACCGCGCCGGCCCCCACGAAGCCCACGGCTTGA
- a CDS encoding sugar-binding protein: MKKFKTGAALAAVAMAGAFVLSGCGEGRGSGDATDAAAADGAGFAADAVIGVSLPQQTSENWVLAEDLFNDGLSEAGFEPIVQFANAGVGEQQNQVQAMIERGAEVIVIGAVDGAQLGTQLEAAHAAGITVIAYDRMLTQTPDVDLYVAFDNFQVGVLQGTALLEGLEARKAGASPWNIELIAGSADDANSTPFFEGAMSILQPKIDDGTLNVVSGQTTFDQVATAGWLADNAQRRMDTLLSGFYNDGTELHGVLSPNDTLARAALTAVDSAGLDVPVVTGQDSEVESVRSIMQGIQYSTIYKDTRELVAETIRQVQRAQAGDDFESNDTVNNGVQDVPTFFLPPVIVTQENAVEVFAGDPILEPVMSEFE, encoded by the coding sequence ATGAAGAAGTTCAAGACAGGTGCGGCGCTCGCCGCCGTGGCCATGGCCGGCGCGTTCGTCCTCAGCGGTTGCGGTGAAGGCCGCGGCAGCGGCGACGCGACCGACGCCGCCGCCGCCGACGGTGCCGGCTTCGCGGCAGACGCCGTGATCGGTGTCTCCCTGCCGCAGCAGACGTCGGAGAACTGGGTCCTCGCCGAGGACCTGTTCAACGACGGCCTGAGCGAGGCCGGCTTCGAGCCGATCGTGCAGTTCGCGAACGCCGGCGTGGGCGAGCAGCAGAACCAGGTCCAGGCCATGATCGAGCGCGGGGCGGAGGTCATCGTCATCGGTGCGGTCGACGGCGCCCAGCTCGGCACGCAGCTCGAGGCCGCTCACGCGGCCGGCATCACGGTCATCGCGTACGACCGGATGCTGACCCAGACGCCCGACGTCGACCTGTACGTCGCGTTCGACAACTTCCAGGTGGGCGTGCTCCAGGGCACCGCGCTGCTGGAGGGCCTCGAGGCGCGCAAGGCGGGCGCCTCGCCGTGGAACATCGAGCTGATCGCCGGCTCGGCCGACGACGCCAACTCGACGCCGTTCTTCGAGGGTGCGATGAGCATCCTGCAGCCGAAGATCGACGACGGCACCCTGAACGTCGTCTCGGGTCAGACGACGTTCGACCAGGTGGCCACCGCCGGCTGGCTCGCCGACAACGCACAGCGCCGCATGGACACGCTCCTGTCCGGCTTCTACAACGACGGCACCGAGCTTCACGGCGTGCTGTCCCCGAACGACACGCTGGCCCGCGCGGCGCTCACGGCCGTCGACTCGGCCGGCCTCGATGTCCCGGTCGTCACCGGTCAGGACTCCGAGGTCGAGTCGGTGCGCTCGATCATGCAGGGCATCCAGTACTCGACCATCTACAAGGACACCCGTGAGCTGGTGGCCGAGACCATCCGCCAGGTCCAGCGCGCGCAGGCCGGCGACGACTTCGAGTCCAACGACACGGTCAACAACGGCGTCCAGGACGTCCCGACGTTCTTCCTCCCGCCGGTCATCGTGACCCAGGAGAACGCCGTCGAGGTGTTCGCCGGCGACCCGATCCTCGAGCCCGTGATGAGCGAGTTCGAGTGA
- a CDS encoding alpha-galactosidase, with product MVQHIALRGHGVGIVVSVPDVGLPAVVHWGADLGDLDSEGLAALDLATARQTAPGTLDAAWRLPLLPQESDGWSGRPGLLLARDGRPVFPRWQGSVTMPDGGTPAVTADGGMLVVTADDAAAGLALVTRLRIADGGLVLVDHELTNTGDGELEVVHVEATLPVPRAADTLTSFGGRWNREKTPTTAAMPRGTWLRESRRGRPGHDQPWVTLASAGAPRHRSGEVWAVHLGWSADVRHRIDRVTEHVTLLGAGELLRPHEVRLVPGDTYRTPTAYFAWSDAGLDGISDRFHTHLRARARHPRTPRPLVLNTWEAVYFDHDPARLEALARQAARVGVERFVLDDGWFLGRRDDTTSLGDWVVDPHVYPDGLEPLAALVHDLGMQLGLWFEPEMISLDSQVARAHPDWVLGSPESVPSPEGLSFRSQYVLDLANPDAFEHVRGQMSDAIRRLGVDYVKWDHNRDLVEAVHHDPSHTGRPGTRAQTLAAYRLMDALRAEHPGLEIESCSSGGARTDLGVLAHTDRVWASDNNDPVDRWDVHRWTELVLPPELIGAHVGPSPAHSTHRATDLSFRAALALTGHAGLEWNLLDAAPSDLEGVAALAALYRELRGLLHTGTVVHADVADPVLRARGVVAPDRSQAVWTVACLAAPEEALAERLRLPGLDPSRSYAVRVRDDVGAARWGWVTPGWLGKDPVVVPGRVLTDVGLQLPTLWPVQALVLHLTAV from the coding sequence ATGGTGCAGCACATCGCCCTGCGCGGGCACGGAGTCGGCATCGTCGTGAGCGTCCCGGACGTCGGCCTGCCCGCCGTCGTGCACTGGGGTGCCGACCTCGGCGACCTCGACTCCGAGGGGCTGGCCGCGCTCGACCTCGCGACCGCACGGCAGACGGCACCCGGCACGCTCGACGCCGCGTGGCGCCTGCCCCTGCTCCCGCAGGAGTCCGACGGCTGGTCCGGCCGGCCCGGCCTGCTGCTCGCCCGGGACGGGCGACCCGTGTTCCCCCGCTGGCAGGGCAGCGTCACCATGCCCGACGGCGGCACGCCCGCCGTGACCGCCGACGGCGGCATGCTCGTCGTGACCGCCGACGATGCGGCGGCGGGCCTCGCGCTGGTCACCCGGCTGCGCATCGCCGACGGCGGGCTCGTGCTCGTCGACCACGAGCTGACGAACACCGGGGACGGCGAGCTCGAGGTCGTGCACGTGGAGGCCACGCTGCCGGTGCCCCGGGCCGCCGACACGCTCACCTCGTTCGGCGGCCGCTGGAACCGCGAGAAGACGCCGACGACGGCGGCGATGCCGCGCGGGACGTGGCTGCGCGAGTCGCGGCGCGGACGGCCCGGGCACGACCAGCCGTGGGTGACGCTCGCGTCCGCGGGGGCGCCCCGCCACCGGTCGGGCGAGGTCTGGGCGGTGCACCTGGGCTGGAGCGCCGACGTGCGGCACCGCATCGACCGGGTCACCGAGCACGTCACCCTGCTCGGCGCGGGCGAGCTGCTGCGCCCGCACGAGGTGCGCCTCGTACCGGGCGATACCTACCGGACCCCGACGGCGTACTTCGCCTGGTCCGACGCCGGTCTCGACGGGATCTCGGACCGCTTCCACACGCACCTGCGCGCCCGCGCGCGACACCCGCGCACCCCACGACCGCTCGTGCTCAACACCTGGGAGGCCGTGTACTTCGACCACGACCCCGCGCGGCTCGAGGCGCTCGCCCGGCAAGCCGCGCGCGTCGGCGTCGAACGCTTCGTGCTCGACGACGGCTGGTTCCTGGGCCGGCGCGACGACACGACCTCGCTGGGCGACTGGGTGGTGGACCCCCACGTGTACCCGGACGGGCTGGAGCCGCTGGCCGCGCTGGTGCACGACCTGGGGATGCAGCTCGGGCTGTGGTTCGAGCCCGAGATGATCTCGCTCGACTCGCAGGTGGCGCGCGCCCACCCGGACTGGGTGCTCGGCAGCCCCGAGTCCGTGCCCTCCCCCGAAGGGCTGTCGTTCCGCTCCCAGTACGTCCTGGACCTCGCGAACCCCGACGCGTTCGAGCACGTCCGCGGGCAGATGTCCGACGCGATCCGCCGGCTCGGCGTCGACTACGTCAAGTGGGACCACAACCGTGACCTGGTCGAGGCTGTCCACCACGACCCGTCACACACGGGCCGCCCCGGCACGCGCGCCCAGACGCTGGCCGCGTACCGGCTCATGGACGCCCTCCGGGCCGAGCACCCCGGCCTCGAGATCGAGTCGTGCTCCTCGGGCGGGGCGCGCACGGACCTCGGGGTGCTCGCGCACACCGACCGGGTCTGGGCCAGCGACAACAACGACCCCGTCGACCGGTGGGACGTGCACCGCTGGACGGAGCTCGTGCTGCCGCCGGAGCTCATCGGCGCGCACGTCGGGCCGTCCCCGGCGCACTCGACGCACCGGGCCACCGACCTGTCCTTCCGGGCGGCGCTCGCCCTGACCGGGCACGCCGGGCTGGAGTGGAACCTGCTCGACGCCGCGCCGTCGGACCTGGAGGGTGTCGCGGCGCTCGCCGCGCTGTACCGCGAGCTGCGCGGGCTGCTGCACACCGGCACGGTGGTGCACGCCGACGTCGCCGACCCGGTGCTCCGCGCCCGCGGCGTCGTCGCGCCGGACCGTTCGCAGGCGGTGTGGACGGTCGCGTGCCTCGCCGCCCCCGAGGAGGCGCTCGCCGAACGGCTGCGCCTGCCCGGCCTCGACCCGTCACGGTCCTACGCCGTCCGGGTGCGCGACGACGTCGGCGCCGCACGCTGGGGCTGGGTGACACCCGGGTGGCTGGGCAAGGATCCGGTCGTCGTGCCCGGACGCGTCCTGACCGACGTCGGGCTGCAACTGCCGACGCTGTGGCCGGTGCAGGCGCTGGTGCTGCACCTGACGGCGGTCTGA
- a CDS encoding aminoglycoside phosphotransferase family protein, with protein MDRTHVPEALAASHQEYWGDDARAWVDAAPAVLARLLDAWTLTPDGPATHGTVAWIVPVRRADGSPAVLKLQPQDEETVGEPTALAAWGGDGAVLMLEHDAASGAMLLERLDATRSLDTIDVDTALETIGGLARRLHAHAPPATTGLRRLADDAARILERTRVVAASSGPDLRDVLDRCAAVVTEVLPEPGDRLLHWDLHYRNVLAPLPGSAAAARGDWLAIDPKPLLGDPGYELLPAVHNRWELAVATGDPAREGLRRLDLLTEVMGLDRDRARAWTLARLLANLTWLAEGHRAWFADPDLTLARALLRRS; from the coding sequence ATGGACCGCACGCACGTCCCCGAGGCGCTCGCCGCCTCTCACCAGGAGTACTGGGGCGACGACGCCCGGGCGTGGGTCGACGCCGCCCCCGCCGTCCTGGCCCGGCTGCTCGACGCGTGGACGCTCACCCCGGACGGCCCCGCGACGCACGGCACCGTCGCCTGGATCGTGCCCGTCCGGCGCGCCGACGGCAGCCCGGCCGTGCTCAAGCTCCAGCCGCAGGACGAGGAGACCGTGGGCGAGCCCACCGCCCTCGCCGCCTGGGGAGGCGACGGCGCCGTCCTGATGCTGGAGCACGACGCCGCCAGCGGTGCGATGCTCCTCGAACGCCTCGACGCGACGCGCTCCCTCGACACGATCGACGTCGACACCGCCCTCGAGACCATCGGCGGGCTCGCGCGGCGACTGCACGCCCACGCACCGCCCGCCACGACCGGTCTACGACGACTCGCCGACGACGCCGCCCGCATCCTGGAGCGCACCCGGGTCGTGGCCGCGTCGTCGGGCCCTGACCTGCGGGACGTGCTCGACCGGTGCGCCGCCGTCGTCACCGAGGTGCTGCCCGAGCCCGGCGACCGGCTCCTGCACTGGGACCTGCACTACCGGAACGTGCTCGCGCCGCTGCCCGGCAGCGCCGCGGCCGCGCGCGGCGACTGGCTCGCCATCGACCCCAAACCCCTGCTCGGCGACCCCGGGTACGAGCTGCTGCCCGCCGTGCACAACCGGTGGGAGCTCGCCGTCGCCACCGGCGACCCGGCCCGCGAAGGCCTGCGCCGCCTCGACCTGCTCACCGAGGTCATGGGCCTCGACCGCGACCGGGCCCGCGCGTGGACCCTCGCACGCCTCCTCGCCAACCTCACCTGGCTGGCCGAGGGCCACCGCGCCTGGTTCGCCGACCCCGACCTCACCCTCGCCCGGGCGCTCCTGCGCCGCAGCTGA
- a CDS encoding ABC transporter substrate-binding protein, with amino-acid sequence MFRLRTRRSAAVAAVAASMLILAAGCSSDGGSTTDPTPTEGGEATEEVPDVVGEYPRAETVFTSGTQWGPPSSWNPIPGSGDATGTRGLLYETLFHFDPSTLELSPWLAESGEWVDDQTYTVTLRDNATWTDGEALDAEDVVFTTELGQQPGVPWQNLWNWLDSVEAVDAHTVTWHFSESRPQEWENWLYTRTILPQHIMGDWTGEDITTNANPDPVGSGPFVYSTHSQDRMVWERNDDWWGTEAMGIEFPMRYVVDIVNPSNEVALSLLMQGTLDVSNNFLPGITQLVESGAVATYYDEAPYMLSANTAMLIPNATKAPGNDAAFRRALAHAIDIDTIVTTAYGNIVQAANPTGLLPAFETYYDQDVIDELGFTFDVETAKQLLADAGYEDSDGDGYVENLDGSEMNLELIVPAGWTDWMDAAQIIAESAGEAGIHITNATPDSGAVDDARTTGNFDLVMNNWAQMSNTPWTYYNYLFSMPIQDSMWSGNFGRWDATEAFAKVNDLARAQSGSPEFQAAISDLQRISLEEMPMIPMWYNGLWSQVTDGTWTNWPSSDGPVTAFPSTWHGYWEMGGLEMLASLTPAG; translated from the coding sequence ATGTTCCGCTTACGCACCCGGAGGAGTGCCGCCGTTGCCGCGGTGGCCGCCTCCATGCTCATCCTCGCCGCTGGTTGCTCCAGCGACGGGGGCTCCACCACCGACCCCACGCCCACCGAGGGCGGCGAGGCCACCGAGGAGGTCCCCGACGTCGTCGGCGAGTACCCCCGAGCCGAGACCGTCTTCACCTCGGGCACCCAGTGGGGTCCGCCGTCGAGCTGGAACCCGATCCCGGGCTCCGGCGACGCGACCGGCACCCGCGGTCTGCTCTACGAGACCTTGTTCCACTTCGACCCGAGCACGCTCGAGCTCTCGCCCTGGCTCGCCGAGTCCGGCGAGTGGGTCGACGACCAGACCTACACGGTCACGCTCCGTGACAACGCGACCTGGACCGACGGCGAGGCGCTCGACGCCGAGGACGTCGTGTTCACCACCGAGCTCGGCCAGCAGCCGGGCGTGCCGTGGCAGAACCTGTGGAACTGGCTCGACTCCGTCGAGGCCGTCGACGCGCACACCGTCACCTGGCACTTCTCCGAGTCGCGCCCGCAGGAGTGGGAGAACTGGCTCTACACCCGCACGATCCTGCCGCAGCACATCATGGGCGACTGGACCGGTGAGGACATCACCACCAACGCCAACCCGGACCCGGTCGGCTCGGGCCCGTTCGTGTACTCGACCCACAGCCAGGACCGCATGGTCTGGGAGCGCAACGACGACTGGTGGGGCACCGAGGCCATGGGCATCGAGTTCCCGATGCGCTACGTCGTCGACATCGTGAACCCGTCGAACGAGGTCGCGCTCAGCCTGCTCATGCAGGGCACGCTGGACGTCTCGAACAACTTCCTGCCCGGCATCACGCAGCTCGTCGAGTCCGGAGCGGTCGCGACGTACTACGACGAGGCGCCGTACATGCTCTCGGCCAACACCGCGATGCTCATCCCGAACGCCACCAAGGCGCCGGGCAACGACGCCGCGTTCCGCCGCGCGCTCGCGCACGCCATCGACATCGACACCATCGTCACGACCGCCTACGGCAACATCGTCCAGGCGGCCAACCCGACCGGTCTGCTGCCCGCGTTCGAGACGTACTACGACCAGGACGTCATCGACGAGCTCGGGTTCACCTTCGACGTCGAGACGGCCAAGCAGCTCCTGGCCGACGCCGGGTACGAGGACAGCGACGGCGACGGGTACGTCGAGAACCTCGACGGTTCGGAGATGAACCTCGAGCTCATCGTCCCCGCCGGCTGGACCGACTGGATGGACGCGGCGCAGATCATCGCCGAGTCGGCCGGCGAGGCGGGCATCCACATCACCAACGCCACGCCCGACTCGGGCGCCGTCGACGACGCCCGCACCACGGGCAACTTCGACCTGGTGATGAACAACTGGGCGCAGATGTCCAACACGCCGTGGACGTACTACAACTACCTGTTCAGCATGCCGATCCAGGACTCGATGTGGTCCGGCAACTTCGGTCGCTGGGACGCCACCGAGGCGTTCGCGAAGGTCAACGATCTCGCTCGCGCCCAGTCCGGTTCGCCGGAGTTCCAGGCGGCGATCAGCGACCTCCAGCGCATCTCGCTGGAAGAGATGCCGATGATCCCCATGTGGTACAACGGCCTGTGGTCGCAGGTCACGGACGGTACGTGGACCAACTGGCCGTCGTCTGACGGCCCGGTCACCGCCTTCCCGTCGACGTGGCACGGCTACTGGGAGATGGGCGGCCTCGAGATGCTCGCCAGCCTGACGCCGGCCGGCTGA
- a CDS encoding ABC transporter permease has translation MRTYLLRKLAIYVLTFVVAVTLNWVLPRLMPGDPVQTMLARAASSHPETVGAMRDYYNAIFGFDLPIWQQYLNYWVELFRGNLGISVWLFPTPVTEVLSSAIPYTLALMLPSILLSWLVGNRLGALAARSRWLDNTVLPVGYVLTAMPYMWLAIMLAWSLGIVAGVLPVAGGYSFELVPSFSWKFVSSLLQHWLLPFLSLFLVQLGGWAIGMRNLIIYELESDYANYLDALGAPRGLVRGYAFRNAMLPQVTGLALQLGTVVGGALVTEIAFAYPGLGRLILNAIQNQDFFLLQGALLFIVLGVLIANFVIDIVYVLIDPRTRTGLQGATA, from the coding sequence GTGCGTACCTATCTCCTGAGAAAGCTCGCGATCTACGTGCTGACCTTCGTGGTCGCCGTGACGCTCAACTGGGTCCTGCCGCGCCTGATGCCCGGTGACCCGGTCCAGACCATGCTCGCCCGCGCGGCCTCGTCCCACCCCGAGACCGTGGGCGCCATGCGCGACTACTACAACGCGATCTTCGGGTTCGACCTGCCGATCTGGCAGCAGTACCTCAACTACTGGGTCGAGCTGTTCCGGGGCAACCTGGGCATCTCCGTGTGGCTGTTCCCCACGCCCGTCACCGAGGTGCTCTCCAGCGCGATCCCGTACACCCTGGCCCTGATGCTGCCGTCGATCCTCCTGTCGTGGCTCGTCGGCAACCGCCTCGGCGCGCTCGCCGCCCGCAGCCGGTGGCTCGACAACACCGTGCTGCCCGTCGGCTACGTGCTCACCGCGATGCCGTACATGTGGCTGGCGATCATGCTCGCCTGGTCGCTGGGCATCGTCGCCGGCGTGCTCCCCGTGGCCGGCGGGTACAGCTTCGAGCTCGTCCCGAGCTTCTCGTGGAAGTTCGTCTCCAGCCTGCTGCAGCACTGGCTCCTGCCGTTCCTGTCCCTGTTCCTCGTCCAGCTCGGCGGGTGGGCCATCGGCATGCGCAACCTCATCATCTACGAGCTCGAGTCGGACTACGCGAACTACCTGGACGCCCTGGGCGCCCCCCGCGGCCTGGTGCGCGGCTACGCGTTCCGCAACGCGATGCTGCCGCAGGTCACCGGCCTGGCCCTCCAGCTCGGCACCGTCGTCGGTGGTGCCCTCGTCACCGAGATCGCCTTCGCGTACCCCGGCCTGGGCCGGCTGATCCTCAACGCGATCCAGAACCAGGACTTCTTCCTGCTCCAGGGTGCGCTGCTGTTCATCGTGCTCGGCGTGCTGATCGCCAACTTCGTCATCGACATCGTCTACGTCCTGATCGACCCCCGGACGCGGACCGGCCTCCAGGGAGCGACCGCATGA
- a CDS encoding ABC transporter permease — translation MTTPPTTDVVVATPRRRRNETLYFALRNPKVVGAIVIVGGLLLLGVLGPMFLSYGPTERIPGAAMKPPGSEHWFGTTMQGHDVFTQFVVGLRATFVVGVLGAAISGLIGMLVGFVAGYRGGVVDDLLNMLTNIVLVIPGFVVLIIINAYMGVRSIPMQAIFIGLSSWPWVARAVRSQTLSLRSRDYIDLARTSGLGTAAIIRREIAPNMYSYLFMTFVLLFGGSVLTAAALDFIGLGPTGRNAMSLGLMMNQAVQWSALTLNMWWWFLVPGAGITVIVGSLYIMNVGLDEVFNPKLREM, via the coding sequence ATGACCACGCCACCCACCACGGATGTCGTCGTCGCCACGCCCCGCCGCCGGCGCAACGAGACGCTCTACTTCGCGCTGCGCAACCCCAAGGTGGTCGGGGCGATCGTCATCGTCGGCGGGCTGCTGCTGCTGGGCGTCCTCGGGCCGATGTTCCTGTCGTACGGGCCCACCGAACGCATCCCGGGCGCGGCCATGAAACCGCCCGGTTCCGAGCACTGGTTCGGCACCACGATGCAGGGCCACGACGTGTTCACGCAGTTCGTCGTCGGGCTGCGGGCGACGTTCGTCGTCGGCGTCCTGGGTGCCGCGATCTCGGGCCTGATCGGCATGCTCGTCGGGTTCGTGGCGGGCTACCGCGGCGGCGTCGTCGACGACCTGCTGAACATGCTGACGAACATCGTGCTGGTGATCCCCGGCTTCGTCGTCCTGATCATCATCAACGCCTACATGGGCGTGCGGTCCATCCCCATGCAGGCCATCTTCATCGGCCTGTCCTCGTGGCCGTGGGTGGCCCGCGCGGTGCGGTCCCAGACGCTGTCGCTGCGGTCCCGCGACTATATCGACCTGGCCCGCACCTCCGGGCTGGGCACGGCGGCGATCATCCGGCGCGAGATCGCGCCGAACATGTACTCGTACCTCTTCATGACGTTCGTGCTGCTGTTCGGCGGGTCGGTGCTCACCGCCGCCGCACTGGACTTCATCGGCCTCGGGCCCACGGGCAGGAACGCGATGTCGCTCGGCCTGATGATGAACCAGGCCGTCCAGTGGAGCGCCCTGACGCTGAACATGTGGTGGTGGTTCCTGGTGCCCGGCGCCGGCATCACCGTCATCGTCGGCTCGCTCTACATCATGAACGTCGGCCTGGACGAGGTCTTCAACCCCAAGCTGCGGGAGATGTGA